One genomic segment of Methanomassiliicoccus sp. includes these proteins:
- a CDS encoding formate--phosphoribosylaminoimidazolecarboxamide ligase, producing MVPRKRIFEILKDYDPKDITIATLCSHTSLQLFNGAKKEGFKTLGLAVNQKTKFYDAFPLAKPDEFLRFDSYDDFVDRAEELRERNVIIIPHGSFVEYMGTERFEAMEVPTFGNRSVLKWEEDRETQRSWLESAGIQMPRRIADAKDIKEPVLVKYNGAKGGRGFFIAKDYMEFKMGIDLSQESYTIQEYVLGTRYYLHYFYSPVHQRGYRVGDGSLELMSMDRRDESNIDELYKLGSTEELKKHGMFPSLVVTGNIPIVIRESLLSKVFEMGENVIKRSIELFGGLIGPFCLESIVTDKLEFKVFEISCRIVAGTNPFITGSPYSDLIEPGMSTGQRIAREIKDARDMNKLDLVVS from the coding sequence ATGGTCCCGAGGAAAAGGATTTTCGAGATCCTCAAGGATTATGATCCCAAGGATATCACCATTGCCACTCTATGTTCCCACACTTCTCTTCAGCTATTCAACGGGGCCAAGAAGGAAGGGTTCAAGACGTTGGGCCTGGCGGTCAACCAGAAGACCAAGTTCTATGACGCCTTCCCCTTGGCTAAACCGGACGAGTTCCTTCGCTTCGACAGCTACGACGACTTCGTGGACCGCGCTGAGGAGTTGAGGGAGCGCAACGTCATCATCATTCCCCATGGTTCGTTTGTTGAGTACATGGGCACCGAGCGGTTCGAGGCCATGGAGGTGCCGACCTTCGGCAACCGGTCGGTCCTCAAGTGGGAGGAGGACAGGGAGACCCAACGCTCCTGGCTGGAGTCCGCTGGCATACAGATGCCGAGGCGGATCGCCGATGCCAAGGACATCAAGGAGCCCGTTCTCGTAAAGTATAATGGGGCCAAGGGCGGTCGGGGCTTCTTCATCGCCAAGGACTACATGGAGTTCAAGATGGGTATCGACCTGAGTCAGGAATCGTACACCATCCAGGAATATGTGCTGGGCACCAGATATTACCTGCACTACTTTTACTCCCCCGTCCACCAGCGGGGCTACCGGGTGGGTGACGGCTCCCTGGAGCTGATGTCCATGGACCGCCGGGACGAGAGCAATATAGACGAACTATACAAGCTCGGCTCCACCGAGGAGCTGAAGAAGCACGGGATGTTCCCCTCGCTGGTGGTCACTGGCAACATCCCCATCGTCATTCGGGAGAGCCTCCTGTCCAAGGTGTTCGAGATGGGCGAGAACGTCATCAAGAGGAGCATCGAGCTGTTCGGGGGATTGATCGGCCCGTTCTGCCTGGAATCGATCGTCACCGACAAGCTGGAGTTCAAGGTTTTCGAGATTTCCTGTCGCATCGTGGCCGGTACCAATCCCTTCATCACCGGGTCCCCGTACTCGGACCTCATTGAACCGGGAATGAGCACTGGACAGCGGATCGCCAGGGAGATCAAGGACGCAAGGGACATGAATAAGCTCGACCTTGTAGTGTCGTGA
- the pdxS gene encoding pyridoxal 5'-phosphate synthase lyase subunit PdxS encodes MPFELDMSKLRYGTDLVKRGFARMQQGGVVMDVTNAEQAKIAEEAGAVAVMALERVPADIRAQGGVARMSDPAMIEKIIDSVTIPVMAKCRIGHFVEAQVLESLGVDMIDESEVLTPADPFYHVDKSKFTVPFVCGARDLGEALRRIDEGAAMIRTKGEAGTGNVIEAVRHQRVIMGKVRELKGKDEEELRTVAREIQAPFPLVREVAQLQRLPVINFAAGGIATPADAALMMQLGSDGVFVGSGIFKSNDPAKRAKAIVEAVTHYDDPAVIASISKNLGEAMRGVEISTIPADQRLQERGW; translated from the coding sequence ATGCCTTTCGAGTTGGACATGTCCAAGCTCCGGTATGGTACCGACCTCGTCAAGAGAGGGTTCGCTAGAATGCAGCAGGGAGGGGTCGTAATGGACGTCACCAATGCCGAGCAGGCCAAGATAGCCGAGGAGGCTGGGGCGGTCGCGGTCATGGCCTTGGAGAGAGTACCCGCGGATATACGAGCCCAGGGCGGAGTTGCGAGAATGTCCGACCCGGCCATGATCGAGAAGATCATTGATTCCGTCACCATCCCGGTGATGGCGAAGTGCCGGATCGGCCACTTCGTGGAGGCTCAGGTCCTGGAGTCCTTGGGCGTGGATATGATCGACGAATCAGAGGTCCTTACACCGGCCGACCCATTCTACCATGTGGACAAGAGCAAGTTCACCGTCCCCTTCGTCTGCGGGGCCCGGGACCTCGGCGAGGCTCTCAGGCGCATCGACGAGGGTGCGGCGATGATCAGGACCAAGGGCGAGGCCGGCACCGGCAACGTAATCGAGGCGGTCCGCCACCAGCGGGTCATCATGGGTAAGGTCCGTGAGCTCAAGGGCAAGGATGAGGAGGAGCTTAGGACGGTAGCGAGGGAGATCCAAGCCCCGTTCCCTCTGGTCAGGGAGGTCGCCCAGCTACAGCGCCTTCCGGTGATCAACTTCGCCGCGGGAGGCATCGCCACCCCTGCCGATGCTGCTCTGATGATGCAGCTCGGTTCGGACGGGGTTTTTGTCGGCTCCGGCATCTTCAAATCCAATGACCCCGCCAAGCGGGCCAAGGCGATCGTGGAGGCGGTCACCCACTATGACGATCCCGCCGTCATCGCCAGCATATCCAAGAACCTCGGTGAGGCCATGAGGGGAGTGGAGATCTCCACCATCCCGGCCGACCAAAGGTTGCAGGAGCGGGGCTGGTAA
- a CDS encoding pyridoxal phosphate-dependent aminotransferase: MPARRLSNVPESGTVKIANIVSKLKQEGVDVVSFSMGEPDFPTPDNINQACIHSIEAHFTHYTPSAGIPELRKAVAERTRRDNGIPCTDANVLITPTKQAIFLTMLAMIDEGDEVILPDISWGTYEACIRLVGGIPRYAKLDADNAYRMTPEKVAEQIGPKAKMILLNSPANPTGSVLTKGDVAGIADLARDHDLLVLSDEVYEKVIFEGEHHSIASLDGMFDRTITVNGVSKTYAMTGWRLGWAVAPTPYIKALNVLQTHSLTNVTSFVQKAGVEALNGPQDSVRDMVAEFRARKDLIMSLIREIPSLHCPEPAGAFYLFPVYEQNISSEDMAAYLLEEAHVAVTPGSAFGPSGEGHFRISYACSRKDIVEGMGRIKEALAKL, encoded by the coding sequence ATGCCTGCGAGGCGGCTTAGCAATGTACCTGAATCGGGAACGGTAAAGATCGCCAACATAGTTAGCAAGCTCAAGCAGGAGGGCGTGGACGTGGTGTCCTTCTCCATGGGCGAGCCGGACTTTCCAACCCCCGACAACATCAACCAGGCATGCATCCACTCCATCGAAGCCCATTTTACTCATTATACGCCCTCGGCGGGGATCCCAGAGCTGAGGAAGGCCGTAGCTGAACGGACCCGCCGGGATAACGGGATACCGTGCACCGACGCCAACGTACTTATCACACCCACGAAGCAAGCCATCTTCCTGACGATGCTGGCGATGATCGATGAGGGAGATGAGGTCATCCTTCCCGACATCTCCTGGGGGACATATGAGGCATGCATTCGTCTGGTCGGCGGCATACCTCGCTACGCCAAGCTCGACGCTGACAACGCTTATCGTATGACTCCTGAGAAAGTGGCCGAGCAGATCGGACCCAAGGCCAAGATGATCCTTCTCAACTCTCCGGCCAACCCGACCGGTTCGGTCCTCACCAAGGGCGACGTCGCCGGGATCGCCGACCTGGCCAGGGACCATGACCTGCTGGTGCTGAGCGATGAGGTCTATGAGAAGGTCATCTTCGAGGGTGAGCACCACTCCATCGCCTCTCTGGACGGTATGTTCGATCGCACGATCACCGTCAACGGGGTGTCCAAGACCTATGCCATGACCGGCTGGAGGCTGGGCTGGGCCGTCGCTCCCACCCCTTACATCAAGGCTCTCAACGTCCTGCAGACGCACTCTCTGACCAACGTCACCTCATTCGTGCAGAAGGCCGGGGTGGAGGCCCTCAACGGCCCTCAGGATTCGGTCCGGGACATGGTGGCAGAGTTCCGCGCCCGCAAGGATCTCATCATGTCGCTCATCAGGGAGATACCCTCTCTGCACTGCCCCGAGCCCGCCGGGGCGTTCTACCTGTTCCCTGTCTACGAGCAGAACATAAGCTCCGAAGACATGGCCGCCTACCTGTTGGAGGAAGCGCATGTGGCCGTCACCCCCGGCTCAGCGTTCGGCCCGTCGGGGGAGGGGCACTTCCGCATCTCCTACGCTTGCTCCAGGAAGGACATCGTGGAAGGCATGGGTCGGATTAAGGAAGCCCTGGCCAAGCTCTGA
- a CDS encoding methytransferase partner Trm112: MKRQLMDILACPVCKHHPLGLEVVSENDEGIVEGKLCCPRCGTCFPIDEGIPDLIPPGK; this comes from the coding sequence ATGAAGAGACAGCTCATGGACATCCTGGCTTGTCCGGTCTGCAAGCACCACCCGCTTGGACTGGAGGTCGTGAGCGAGAATGACGAGGGCATCGTCGAGGGCAAGCTGTGCTGCCCCCGATGCGGGACCTGCTTCCCGATAGACGAGGGCATACCGGACCTCATACCGCCCGGGAAGTGA
- a CDS encoding GntG family PLP-dependent aldolase produces the protein MKVIDLRSDTVTLPTKEMMDAIARAELGDDVTGNDPTVNALQEKAARLFGKESSLLVSSGTQGNLVAVMAYCQPGDEILLESEAHMYFYEAGNISAIAGAIPRFIRGHHGTFTGKQLQEAARGSDIHFPDSRLVEIENTHNRAGGTCWTPAQVSDVARTAHDLGMKVHIDGARIFNACIALDVDVKAYARHVDSIQFCLSKGLSCPVGSVVVGDSGFIETCRKKRKMIGGGMRQAGIIAAPGMVALDTMVSRLKEDHDNAKRLAQALSAIDGLRIDMSTVQTNIVLMDVSGTGKNDAEFIAEAARNGLLLSDFGPNLVRLVTHRGIATSDVDNAVSIIEDKVLRCSGGVCKI, from the coding sequence TTGAAGGTCATCGATCTGAGGAGCGATACCGTCACCCTCCCCACCAAGGAGATGATGGACGCGATCGCGCGGGCCGAGCTGGGGGACGACGTAACGGGTAACGACCCGACCGTCAATGCTCTCCAGGAGAAAGCAGCTAGGCTTTTTGGCAAGGAATCGTCGCTGCTTGTCAGCAGCGGAACGCAGGGGAATCTGGTTGCGGTGATGGCCTACTGTCAGCCGGGGGATGAAATCCTCCTCGAGTCGGAGGCCCATATGTATTTCTATGAGGCTGGCAACATCTCTGCCATCGCCGGGGCGATCCCTCGGTTCATTAGGGGACACCACGGTACGTTCACCGGGAAGCAGTTGCAGGAGGCGGCCAGGGGCAGTGACATCCACTTCCCGGACTCCCGCCTGGTGGAGATCGAGAATACTCACAACCGGGCTGGGGGCACATGCTGGACACCGGCCCAAGTGTCCGATGTGGCCAGGACCGCCCATGATCTGGGCATGAAGGTGCACATTGACGGCGCCCGGATATTCAATGCCTGCATTGCTCTCGATGTCGACGTCAAGGCCTATGCCAGGCACGTCGATTCCATCCAATTCTGCCTGTCCAAGGGCCTGAGCTGTCCGGTGGGTTCTGTGGTGGTCGGTGACTCAGGCTTCATCGAGACCTGCCGGAAGAAGCGCAAGATGATCGGCGGTGGGATGCGGCAGGCGGGCATAATCGCCGCCCCGGGCATGGTGGCCCTTGATACCATGGTTTCCCGGTTGAAGGAGGATCACGATAACGCCAAGCGGCTGGCGCAGGCGCTGAGCGCTATCGACGGACTGAGGATCGATATGTCCACCGTCCAGACCAACATAGTGTTGATGGACGTCTCCGGAACGGGTAAGAACGATGCGGAGTTCATTGCCGAGGCCGCCAGGAACGGCCTGCTGCTGTCGGACTTCGGCCCGAACCTCGTTCGCTTGGTGACTCACCGGGGTATCGCCACCTCGGACGTCGATAACGCGGTCTCCATCATCGAGGACAAGGTCCTTCGCTGCTCGGGCGGAGTATGTAAGATATAA
- a CDS encoding phenylacetate--CoA ligase translates to MKPDELKALQYRYLKTLIYRLYSFSTFYHARMREAHVHPDDISSLDDIRKLPFMSKRDLRDGYPDKCFAVPKKEIVRYHASSGTTGKPTIVGYTQHDIDNWTTSLARSLTSIGLGSDDVIQVSNTYGLFTGGIGFHYAAEMIGAAVVPASTGNTERQIELIQDLGVTAMAATPSYLLHLGEVAERMGVSIKNDTKLRVGLLGAEPWSVKMRDRIEDWLGVKGYNCYGTSELSGPMFSECSERDGIHLWGDYAYLEILDPETHEPVAPGEKGEMVLTMLQKEALPIVRFRIGDVTSIDPEPCPCGRTHPRIKRIFGRVDDMLIVRGINVFPSQVQHTLMSIPELGDHFQIVVERKGALDTMLVRVELKREAFTDNIVQLMALREKISNRLKNSLNVGATVELVEPGTLPRYEGKSKFVVDKREI, encoded by the coding sequence ATGAAGCCGGACGAGCTTAAGGCGCTCCAGTACCGGTACTTGAAGACATTGATCTACAGATTATACTCGTTCTCCACCTTCTATCACGCTAGGATGAGGGAGGCCCATGTCCATCCGGACGACATTAGCAGTCTGGATGATATCCGCAAACTGCCGTTCATGTCCAAGAGGGACCTTCGTGACGGGTACCCTGATAAGTGCTTCGCCGTGCCCAAGAAGGAGATCGTCAGATACCACGCGTCGTCCGGGACCACCGGCAAGCCGACCATCGTGGGTTATACCCAGCATGACATCGACAACTGGACCACCTCCCTGGCCAGGTCGCTGACCTCTATCGGGCTGGGTAGCGACGATGTGATTCAGGTAAGCAATACCTACGGGCTCTTTACCGGGGGCATTGGCTTCCACTATGCGGCGGAGATGATAGGCGCAGCGGTCGTGCCCGCCTCTACCGGCAACACCGAGCGGCAGATCGAACTCATCCAAGACCTTGGCGTAACGGCCATGGCCGCCACTCCCTCGTACCTACTGCACCTCGGCGAGGTCGCGGAGAGGATGGGAGTATCGATAAAGAACGACACCAAGCTACGGGTCGGACTCCTGGGCGCAGAGCCCTGGTCGGTGAAGATGAGGGACCGGATAGAGGATTGGCTAGGAGTCAAGGGCTACAACTGCTATGGGACCTCGGAGCTCTCCGGTCCGATGTTCAGCGAGTGCTCGGAGCGGGATGGAATCCATCTGTGGGGCGACTACGCCTACCTCGAGATACTGGACCCCGAGACCCATGAACCGGTGGCCCCGGGAGAGAAGGGGGAGATGGTCCTCACCATGCTGCAGAAGGAAGCCCTCCCCATAGTCCGATTCCGCATCGGGGATGTGACCTCGATCGATCCCGAGCCCTGCCCCTGTGGAAGGACCCACCCAAGGATCAAGCGCATCTTCGGCCGGGTCGACGACATGCTCATCGTCAGGGGCATCAATGTCTTCCCGTCCCAGGTCCAACACACCCTGATGTCCATTCCCGAACTGGGAGATCACTTCCAGATCGTGGTCGAACGCAAAGGGGCGCTGGACACTATGCTGGTGAGGGTCGAGCTGAAGCGGGAGGCCTTCACCGATAACATCGTCCAGCTGATGGCCCTGCGAGAGAAGATATCCAACCGGCTGAAGAACTCTCTCAACGTCGGTGCGACGGTCGAGCTGGTGGAACCGGGGACCCTGCCCCGTTACGAAGGCAAATCCAAGTTTGTAGTGGATAAGAGGGAAATCTGA
- a CDS encoding acetolactate synthase: protein MYPIYHVKQLSIFSENRPGRLAAVAKAMKEEDVNIFAFSIAEGAGYGVIRALVDKPEKALDKLSSIGFTVRFTDVLAVEMEDRPGGLYDVIEVLGRAGINIEYSYAYSGRKCAVLILRVEDIDSAIKQLLSVGARLLEVSQFT from the coding sequence ATGTACCCCATCTATCACGTCAAGCAGCTCTCCATCTTCTCGGAGAACCGCCCGGGGCGGTTGGCCGCAGTGGCCAAGGCCATGAAGGAAGAGGACGTCAACATCTTTGCCTTCTCCATCGCGGAGGGCGCGGGCTATGGGGTCATCAGGGCCCTGGTGGACAAGCCCGAGAAGGCGCTGGATAAGCTATCCTCGATCGGCTTCACCGTCCGCTTCACCGATGTGCTCGCCGTGGAGATGGAGGACCGACCTGGAGGCCTATACGACGTCATAGAGGTTCTAGGGAGGGCAGGGATCAACATCGAGTATTCGTACGCCTACTCCGGCCGTAAGTGTGCCGTCCTCATTCTGAGAGTGGAGGATATCGACTCGGCCATCAAGCAATTGCTGAGCGTGGGGGCAAGGCTTCTCGAGGTATCCCAGTTCACCTGA
- a CDS encoding sodium:solute symporter family protein: MVDTTTFWAFTILYVAMTLFLGYLGYRRTKASEDFMLAGRHIHPWIIGLSYGATFISTSAIVGFGGTAALYGMGLIWLAMLNISVGVLLAFVVFGKRTRKLGIKLKAVTFPDLLGKRFNSPFMQYASAVLILIAMPLYAAAVLIGGSRFVETTLGVNFNLALIAFAAITAIYVTLGGLKAVMYTDAMQGIIMIVGMTVLLLLTFSLLGGVTTSFTNLSNLSTAIPPSLTSKGLTSWTAFPTFGSEIWLMMVTTIIMGVGIGVLAQPQLVVRFMTAKDSKALNQAIPIGALFILLTTGVAYTVGPLTNVYFNQTVGKIAIDAAGGNVDNIMPLFISSAMPDLFVVIFMLVLLAAAMSTLSAIFHTMGTTAGFDLWSHVKRARKIDGHAKPSLNANKAGTFVMIVVSVVLAFYMPTSIIARATAMFMGLCACAFLPAFVHGLFSKSPSALAAKLSLGLGGITWFFWTFFVHIKESSILGICNFLFGQNAILGMPWQVVDPLVIALPVSIIALVAGILYDRMSSKDEVKTNGRAGAD; this comes from the coding sequence ATGGTGGACACCACCACTTTCTGGGCCTTTACCATACTCTATGTGGCGATGACCCTGTTCCTCGGGTACCTCGGTTACCGGAGGACCAAAGCCTCCGAGGACTTTATGCTCGCCGGCCGGCACATCCATCCCTGGATCATCGGCTTATCCTACGGTGCCACCTTCATCTCCACGTCCGCCATCGTCGGGTTCGGCGGGACAGCTGCCCTCTATGGCATGGGCCTCATATGGCTGGCCATGCTCAATATCTCCGTGGGCGTGCTGCTGGCATTTGTGGTGTTCGGCAAGCGGACCCGCAAGCTGGGGATCAAGCTCAAGGCGGTAACCTTCCCAGACCTGCTGGGGAAGCGTTTCAACTCGCCATTCATGCAGTATGCCTCTGCGGTCCTCATCCTCATCGCCATGCCGCTGTACGCAGCGGCGGTCTTGATTGGCGGGTCCAGGTTCGTGGAGACGACCCTGGGGGTGAACTTCAACCTTGCGCTCATTGCCTTTGCCGCTATCACTGCCATCTACGTCACCTTGGGCGGCCTGAAGGCAGTCATGTACACTGACGCCATGCAAGGCATCATTATGATCGTGGGCATGACTGTGCTTCTGCTCCTCACCTTCAGCCTGCTCGGCGGGGTGACGACTTCCTTCACCAACCTTAGCAACCTTTCGACCGCGATCCCACCCTCCCTCACCAGCAAGGGACTGACCAGTTGGACGGCTTTCCCGACCTTCGGCTCGGAGATATGGCTGATGATGGTCACCACTATCATCATGGGGGTTGGTATCGGCGTTCTGGCCCAGCCGCAGCTGGTGGTCAGGTTCATGACCGCCAAGGACAGCAAGGCCCTCAACCAGGCAATCCCGATAGGTGCGCTGTTCATCCTCCTGACAACCGGAGTTGCGTATACAGTGGGGCCGCTCACCAACGTCTACTTCAACCAGACCGTGGGCAAGATAGCCATCGACGCAGCCGGGGGGAACGTCGACAACATCATGCCGCTGTTCATCAGCTCGGCAATGCCTGATCTGTTCGTAGTCATCTTCATGCTGGTACTGCTAGCGGCGGCGATGTCGACCCTCAGCGCCATCTTCCACACCATGGGCACCACCGCGGGATTCGATCTATGGTCGCACGTCAAGCGCGCGAGGAAGATCGATGGTCATGCCAAGCCTTCTCTGAACGCCAACAAGGCCGGTACCTTCGTCATGATCGTGGTCAGCGTCGTTCTGGCCTTCTACATGCCGACCAGCATAATTGCCCGGGCCACTGCCATGTTCATGGGTCTGTGCGCCTGCGCCTTCCTGCCGGCCTTCGTGCATGGGCTGTTCAGCAAGAGCCCTTCCGCGCTGGCGGCCAAGCTGTCCCTAGGTCTGGGGGGGATTACCTGGTTCTTCTGGACTTTCTTCGTCCATATCAAGGAGTCCTCGATCCTCGGCATCTGTAACTTCCTCTTCGGCCAGAACGCCATTCTGGGGATGCCCTGGCAGGTCGTCGACCCTCTGGTCATCGCCCTCCCAGTCTCCATCATCGCCCTGGTGGCGGGGATATTGTACGATAGGATGTCCTCCAAGGACGAGGTGAAGACCAACGGCCGCGCAGGAGCGGACTGA
- a CDS encoding alanine--glyoxylate aminotransferase family protein produces MSVNHTLFTVGPVEVRKEVLEAMTKPMITHRSKAYEQLQEGIVEKLHKALDTDMNILMSPSSASGLLEGCVRSGVKSKMVGISNGSFGDRWQGIGTENGKEVRKVNAAWGKAVRPSDLDGAIDDATEAVTLVSNESSTGVLNPVADIVRGAREKHDPLVFVDGVTAVFGTDLHVKELDLDALVFGTQKALALPPGLAIMCCSDRLLEKAKTVPNRGYYFDLIQMKKMADKNYSLTTPPVSLMYALDFQLERMLKEGMASRYQRHQEMAELVRAWARAHHGLFAEPDHLSDTITVINRGDIDFSKLNKGLKERGYEISNGYGDIKETTFRIGHMGDLTPGEVCGLLKNMDEVLEAIR; encoded by the coding sequence ATGTCTGTGAATCATACTCTCTTCACCGTAGGTCCCGTCGAGGTCCGCAAGGAGGTCCTCGAGGCCATGACCAAGCCGATGATAACCCATCGTAGCAAGGCTTATGAACAGCTCCAGGAGGGCATCGTGGAGAAGCTCCACAAAGCCCTCGATACGGACATGAATATCCTGATGTCTCCGTCCTCAGCCTCTGGGCTCTTGGAGGGCTGCGTCAGGAGCGGTGTCAAAAGCAAGATGGTGGGGATATCCAACGGTTCCTTTGGCGACCGCTGGCAGGGCATTGGCACGGAGAACGGCAAAGAGGTCCGCAAAGTCAACGCGGCCTGGGGCAAAGCGGTCAGGCCATCCGACCTGGATGGGGCTATCGATGATGCCACTGAAGCGGTGACCCTGGTATCTAACGAGAGCAGCACCGGCGTGCTCAACCCCGTGGCCGATATCGTCAGGGGTGCCCGCGAGAAGCATGACCCGCTGGTCTTCGTCGACGGTGTCACCGCGGTGTTCGGGACCGACCTGCACGTCAAGGAGCTGGACCTGGACGCGCTGGTGTTCGGCACACAGAAGGCCCTGGCTCTTCCGCCCGGGCTGGCCATCATGTGCTGTTCCGATCGGTTGCTGGAGAAGGCCAAGACGGTCCCCAACCGGGGCTATTATTTTGATCTGATCCAGATGAAGAAGATGGCCGACAAGAACTACTCCCTCACCACTCCCCCGGTGTCGCTGATGTATGCCCTCGATTTCCAGCTCGAACGCATGCTGAAGGAAGGCATGGCTTCACGGTACCAACGCCATCAGGAGATGGCCGAGCTGGTCAGGGCGTGGGCGCGGGCCCACCATGGGCTGTTCGCCGAGCCCGACCATCTATCGGACACCATCACCGTCATAAACCGCGGCGATATTGACTTTAGCAAGCTCAATAAGGGTCTCAAGGAGCGCGGGTACGAAATCTCCAACGGCTACGGGGACATCAAGGAGACGACTTTCAGGATCGGCCACATGGGCGACCTGACCCCGGGGGAGGTGTGCGGCCTGCTGAAGAACATGGACGAGGTCCTGGAGGCGATAAGATGA
- the serA gene encoding phosphoglycerate dehydrogenase encodes MIKLLVTDELSAEGLEMLRKGGKVQVDVRPNLPHEELIKIIGDYDALIIRSGTKVTADVIEAGKNLKVVGRAGVGVDNVDVKAATRKGILVMNTPSANIMSAAEHTMAMMMALARNIVWADASLKKGEWKRSKFTGFELNGKTLGIVGIGRVGGEVAKRAKSFQMKLVGYDPYIPPEVAVKLGVRLMPLEQVIEEADVITIHAALTPSTHHLISKELIAKMKPNTVILNVARGELIDEEALYEALKDKKIAGAALDVFTKEPPTGSKLLTLDNIVVTPHLGASTKEAQEKVSVEMAEHVKMFLIDKRISNAVNAPVRGMDPKVIPFISVAERLGAFAVQLTDAPVAKVTVTVHGDLATVDTKMLTVSALMGVLSNLSGEQPNIINAEIIAKEKGIQIVESKVEESERYVNMISVALQSNGVKREVRGTAFPGSEPRLLGIDDYDLDMPLEGDFLLSVHADVPGIIGRIGTMLGSKGINIARMGLGRDQKGGRALMLVSVDNPVSEAVVKEMAEVKGFAEVRAVELSRIGNREYLQI; translated from the coding sequence ATGATCAAACTGCTGGTAACTGACGAACTCTCGGCCGAGGGCCTGGAGATGCTGAGGAAGGGCGGAAAGGTCCAGGTGGACGTGCGTCCCAACCTGCCTCATGAGGAACTGATTAAAATCATCGGCGACTATGACGCGCTCATCATCCGGTCCGGGACCAAAGTGACCGCCGATGTGATCGAGGCGGGTAAGAACCTGAAGGTCGTGGGCCGCGCTGGGGTGGGAGTGGACAACGTCGATGTCAAGGCCGCCACCCGCAAGGGGATCCTGGTCATGAACACGCCGTCCGCGAACATTATGTCCGCGGCCGAGCACACCATGGCTATGATGATGGCCCTGGCCCGCAACATAGTATGGGCCGACGCGTCCCTGAAGAAGGGCGAATGGAAACGCTCCAAGTTCACCGGCTTCGAACTGAACGGCAAGACGTTGGGCATAGTAGGCATCGGCCGGGTCGGGGGCGAGGTAGCCAAGAGGGCCAAGTCCTTCCAGATGAAGCTCGTCGGTTACGATCCCTACATTCCACCCGAGGTGGCGGTGAAGCTCGGCGTCCGCCTGATGCCGCTGGAGCAGGTGATCGAGGAGGCCGATGTCATCACCATCCACGCGGCGTTGACCCCCAGCACCCACCACTTGATCTCCAAGGAACTGATCGCCAAGATGAAGCCCAACACGGTCATCCTGAACGTAGCCAGGGGTGAGCTGATCGACGAGGAGGCCCTGTACGAGGCGCTCAAGGACAAGAAGATTGCCGGTGCCGCACTGGATGTCTTCACCAAGGAACCTCCAACTGGCTCGAAGTTGCTGACCCTGGACAACATCGTGGTGACTCCACATCTCGGCGCCTCGACCAAAGAGGCGCAGGAGAAAGTGTCAGTGGAGATGGCCGAGCATGTCAAGATGTTCCTTATCGACAAGCGCATCTCCAACGCCGTCAACGCCCCCGTGCGGGGAATGGACCCCAAGGTTATCCCCTTCATCTCCGTCGCCGAGCGCCTGGGCGCCTTCGCCGTCCAGCTCACCGACGCCCCCGTGGCCAAAGTGACGGTCACAGTACACGGCGATCTGGCCACGGTCGACACAAAGATGCTGACGGTCTCCGCGCTCATGGGAGTCTTATCCAATCTCTCCGGCGAGCAGCCGAACATCATCAACGCTGAGATCATCGCCAAGGAGAAAGGGATCCAAATAGTGGAATCGAAGGTCGAGGAATCGGAGCGTTACGTCAACATGATCTCTGTCGCCCTGCAGTCCAACGGGGTCAAGAGGGAAGTTCGGGGCACAGCGTTCCCCGGCTCCGAGCCCAGGCTCCTGGGCATCGATGATTATGACCTCGATATGCCCCTGGAGGGTGACTTCTTGTTGTCCGTCCACGCCGACGTCCCGGGGATCATCGGACGGATCGGGACCATGCTGGGCAGCAAAGGCATCAACATCGCCCGCATGGGTCTGGGAAGGGACCAGAAAGGCGGTCGGGCCCTTATGCTGGTATCCGTCGATAATCCAGTCAGCGAGGCCGTGGTCAAGGAGATGGCCGAGGTCAAGGGCTTTGCGGAGGTACGCGCTGTTGAGCTCAGCCGGATCGGTAACCGGGAATATCTCCAGATCTAA
- a CDS encoding MTH1187 family thiamine-binding protein: MIAEFSIVPIGAGESVSMYVAECLKIVRASGLKYEFTALATILEGEYDEVMEVIGRCHKKVRSMTGRVMTTVRIDDRQGAVNEIERKVRSVEEKVIE, encoded by the coding sequence ATGATCGCAGAGTTCAGTATCGTGCCTATCGGGGCCGGGGAGTCGGTGAGCATGTATGTGGCGGAGTGCCTGAAAATCGTCCGAGCGAGCGGCCTGAAATATGAGTTTACCGCTCTGGCCACCATCCTGGAGGGAGAATACGACGAGGTCATGGAGGTCATCGGGAGATGTCACAAGAAGGTCCGGTCCATGACCGGCCGGGTCATGACCACAGTGCGGATCGATGACCGACAGGGAGCGGTGAACGAGATCGAAAGAAAGGTCCGGAGCGTGGAAGAAAAAGTAATAGAGTGA